A single window of Rhodothermales bacterium DNA harbors:
- a CDS encoding fumarylacetoacetate hydrolase family protein, producing the protein MEIILPETGERVASPRLFCIGRNYASHAREMNSEVPTTPMVFLKPSTALVGTGGDVVLPPASKDVHHEVELVVVLGRRGKDIPEAEAMDYVAGYAVGLDMTARDLQAAAKKNGHPWTVAKGFDTFAPLGPIRPAAGLADPHACSIQLTINGALRQQGVTADMIFSIPRLIAYCSSIFTLLPGDLIFTGTPEGVGPVQHGDVLVATVSGLPPLTVTVRR; encoded by the coding sequence ATGGAGATTATTTTACCTGAGACGGGCGAGCGTGTCGCGTCGCCCCGGTTATTCTGCATCGGGCGCAACTATGCGTCCCACGCCCGCGAAATGAACAGCGAGGTCCCCACGACGCCCATGGTGTTCCTGAAACCCTCGACGGCGTTGGTGGGCACGGGCGGGGACGTGGTGCTCCCGCCGGCCTCGAAGGACGTCCACCATGAGGTCGAGCTCGTGGTGGTTCTGGGCCGTCGCGGCAAGGATATCCCCGAAGCCGAGGCCATGGACTATGTGGCCGGCTATGCCGTCGGGCTCGACATGACGGCGCGCGACCTGCAGGCGGCGGCGAAGAAAAACGGCCACCCGTGGACCGTGGCTAAGGGGTTCGATACGTTCGCCCCGCTAGGGCCCATCCGGCCGGCCGCCGGCCTGGCCGATCCCCACGCCTGTTCCATCCAATTGACGATCAACGGCGCGCTCCGTCAGCAGGGTGTGACGGCGGACATGATCTTTTCGATTCCCCGGCTGATCGCGTATTGCTCCAGCATCTTCACCCTCTTGCCCGGCGACTTGATCTTTACGGGGACACCGGAAGGCGTCGGGCCTGTCCAACACGGAGACGTGCTGGTCGCGACCGTTTCCGGACTTCCGCCGCTCACGGTTACGGTTAG